In Cicer arietinum cultivar CDC Frontier isolate Library 1 chromosome 7, Cicar.CDCFrontier_v2.0, whole genome shotgun sequence, a single window of DNA contains:
- the LOC101505826 gene encoding V-type proton ATPase subunit H has protein sequence MDQAELTSEQVLSRDIPWETYMSTKLISGTSLQLLRRYDHRPESHRAQLLDDDGPAYVRVFVHVLRDIFKEDTVEYVLALIDEMLTANPKRARLFHDNTLADEDTYEPFLRLLRKGNWFVQEKSCKILALIVSVRPKNQSGIASNGEVSNEKKSLTTIDDVLIGLVKWLCEQLKKPSHPTRGVPTAINCLATLLKEPVVRSSFVQTDGVKLLVPLICPASTQQSIQLLYETCLCIWLLSYYEPAIEYLATSRTLPRLIDVVKSSTKEKVVRVVVLTLKNLMSKGTLGAQMVDLQLPQVVQSLKAQAWSDEDLLEALNSLEEGLKDNIKKLSSFDKYKQEVLLGNLDWSPMHKDPIFWRENITNFEEHDFQILRVLLTILDTSNDPRTLAVACFDISQFIQCHPAGRIIVTDLKAKERVMKLMNHESAEVTKNALLCIQRLFLGAKYASFLQV, from the exons ATGGACCAAGCCGAATTAACCTCCGAACAG GTTCTGAGTAGGGACATTCCATGGGAGACCTACATGTCCACGAAGCTCATCTCTGGAACAAGCCTTCAACTCTTAAGGCGTTACGATCACCGACCGGAAAGCCACCGAGCACAGTTGCTCGATgat GATGGTCCAGCTTATGTTCGCGTGTTTGTTCATGTTTTGCGTGATATTTTCAAAGAAGATACAGTAGAGTATGTGTTGGCTCTGATAGATGAAATGCTGACAG CGAACCCGAAAAGAGCAAGACTGTTTCATGACAACACCCTTGCGGACGAAGATACTTACGAGCCTTTCCTA AGATTGCTTCGGAAAGGAAATTGGTTCGTACAAGAGAAAAGTTGTAAGATCCTTGCTTTAATAGTTAG TGTCAGGCCAAAAAATCAGAGTGGCATTGCTTCAAACGGAGAAGTATCAAATGAAAAGAAATCGCTGACCACTATTGATGATGTTTTGATAGGATTGGTAAAATGGCTTTGTGAGCAG CTGAAGAAACCTTCTCATCCTACTCGCGGAGTTCCAACTGCTATCAATTGCTTAGCAACTCTACTTAAGGAACCTGTAGTTAGGTCTTCCTTTGTTCAAACAGATGGGGTCAAGTTGCTTGTGCCATTGATTTGTCCAGCATCCACTCAACAATCTATTCAG CTTCTTTATGAGACATGTCTCTGCATATGGCTCTTATCCTATTATGAGCCTGCTATTGAATATTTGGCTACTTCAAGGACCCTTCCAAGACTGATTGATGTTGTTAAGAGTTCTACAAAAGAAAAG GTTGTTAGAGTTGTTGTCTTGACACTTAAAAACTTGATGTCAAAAGGGACATTGGGTGCCCAGATGGTTGATCTTCAGCTGCCACAAGTTGTTCAGAGTTTGAAAGCACAAGCATGGAGTGATGAG GACTTGTTGGAGGCACTTAATTCCCTGGAAGAAGGGCTTAAGGACAACATCAAGAAACTAAGTTCTTTTGATAAGTACAAGCAAGAAGTTCTTCTCGGCAATCTGGATTGGTCCCCCATGCACAAAGATCCCATATTTTGGCGAGAAAATATAACAAACTTTGAAGAGCATGATTTCCAG ATTCTAAGGGTCCTATTAACAATTTTGGACACGTCCAATGATCCAAGGACTCTAGCTGTTGCTTGCTTTGACATTTCACAGTTCATCCAGTGCCATCCGGCTGGTCGGATCATTGTTACAGACCTTAAAGCCAAGGAACGAGTGATGAAACTAATGAATCATGAGAGTGCGGAGGTTACTAAAAATGCACTGCTCTGCATCCAACGGCTTTTCTTGGGTGCAAAGTATGCAAGCTTCTTGCAGGTATAG
- the LOC101506677 gene encoding serine/threonine receptor-like kinase NFP, which yields MVSSFLPSHTLFFALMFFSATHILLQLPQINGTNFSHPLNSPPSCHTYAAYHAHSPNFLTLTSISDIFDTSPLSIARASNIKDENKELIPGQLLLVPITCACSGNGNYSSANISHFIKQGESYYYLSTISFQNLTNWQTVEDSNPNLNPYLLKLGTKIVIPLLCKCPSNYQFEKGIEYVITYVWQPNDNVTLVASKFGALPHDIITANANNFGQNFTTATNLPVFIPVTNLPVISQSYYYSSERKRSNHFPIIIAIGMSLVCTLLISLSLMVCVYCWRKRKACENRCVPSVEIANKLISEISNYVSKPKVYQVDIIMEATMNLNEQCKIGESVYKGKIDGLVLAVKNVKEKVTVTEELMILQKVNHTNLVKLIGVSSGYDGNHFLVYEYAENGSLYNWLFSEFSTSSSSGVFLTWSQRLSIAVDVAMGLQYMHEHTQPRIVHRDITSSNILLNSNFKAKIANFSAARTTKDPMITKVDVFAYGVVLLELLTGKKSLSYSENGEVNMSWKDIREIFDIEEKRDERLRRWIDPLLGRFFNVVEVLSLASIAVNCTKEQPLSRPTMGEVVLSLSLLTQHSTTTLERSWNFGLDLEDTGMVTPITAR from the coding sequence ATGGTTTCTTCCTTCCTTCCATCTCACACTCTATTTTTTGCACTCATGTTCTTTTCTGCCACCCATATCCTACTTCAATTGCCACAAATCAATGGAACAAACTTCTCACACCCTTTGAATTCCCCTCCTTCCTGTCACACATATGCTGCATACCATGCTCACTCTCCAAATTTCTTAACCCTCACAAGCATATCCGATATATTTGACACCAGTCCTCTATCCATTGCAAGAGCAAGTAAcataaaagatgaaaataaagAACTAATTCCAGGCCAACTTTTACTGGTACCTATAACTTGTGCTTGCAGTGGAAATGGAAACTACTCTTCTGCTAATATCTCACACTTCATCAAACAAGGTGAAAGTTACTACTATCTTTCAACCATTTCATTTCAGAATCTCACTAATTGGCAAACAGTAGAAGATTCAAACCCCAACCTGAATCCATATTTGTTGAAATTAGGCACCAAAATAGTCATCCCTTTGTTATGTAAATGCCCTTCAAACTATCAGTTTGAAAAAGGGATAGAATATGTGATTACTTATGTGTGGCAGCCTAATGACAATGTTACCCTTGTAGCTTCCAAGTTTGGTGCATTACCACATGACATAATCACTGCAAATGCAAACAACTTTGGTCAGAACTTCACTACTGCAACCAATCTTCCAGTTTTTATCCCAGTGACAAATTTACCAGTTATTTCTCAATCATACTACTATTCAAGTGAAAGAAAGAGAAGCAATCATTTTCCTATTATCATTGCCATTGGTATGAGTCTAGTATGCACTCTTTTGATTTCATTATCATTAATGGTTTGTGTTTATTGTTGGAGGAAGAGAAAGGCTTGTGAGAATAGGTGTGTGCCTTCTGTGGAGATAGCAAATAAGTTAATTTCTGAAATTTCAAACTATGTAAGTAAGCCAAAAGTGTATCAAGTTGATATAATTATGGAAGCTACCATGAACCTCAACGAACAGTGTAAGATAGGTGAATCAGTATACAAAGGTAAAATAGATGGTTTAGTTTTAGCTGTGAAAAATGTTAAGGAGAAGGTCACAGTCACAGAAGAATTGATGATTCTACAGAAAGTAAATCATACAAATCTGGTGAAACTAATAGGTGTCTCTTCAGGATATGATGGAAACCATTTCCTTGTATATGAATATGCTGAAAATGGGTCTCTTTATAATTGGTTGTTCTCTGAGTTTTCCACTTCTTCAAGCTCAGGAGTTTTCCTCACTTGGAGTCAGAGGTTAAGCATAGCGGTCGATGTTGCGATGGGTCTGCAATACATGCATGAACACACACAACCAAGGATAGTCCATAGGGACATCACATCAAGTAACATCCTTCTTAACTCAAACTTTAAGGCCAAGATAGCGAATTTTTCGGCTGCAAGAACTACAAAGGATCCTATGAtaacaaaagttgatgtatttgctTATGGGGTGGTTCTGTTGGAATTACTGACAGGAAAGAAGTCGTTGTCATATAGTGAAAATGGTGAGGTGAATATGTCGTGGAAAGATATTAGGGAGATTTTTGATATAGAAGAGAAGAGAGATGAAAGGCTTAGAAGATGGATAGATCCTTTGTTAGGGAGGTTTTTTAATGTTGTTGAAGTTCTTAGCTTGGCCTCTATAGCAGTGAATTGCACTAAAGAACAACCTTTGTCAAGACCAACTATGGGAGAAGTTGTTCTTAGCCTTTCTCTTCTCACTCAACACTCTACTACCACATTAGAAAGATCATGGAATTTTGGATTAGATCTAGAGGATACTGGAATGGTTACTCCCATCACAGCTCGTTGA
- the LOC101507335 gene encoding probable calcium-binding protein CML41, with amino-acid sequence MATKWFSNKGLKFFNRGRSRSSNSSSLCSPKSPISSCTTPKINNNNENDQGLRDVFRYFDGDGDGKISAYELRSYFGSIGEHMSHEEAEKVIDYLDGDGDNLLDFNDFNKLMKGEGRDDQDLRKAFEMFVWDEKEGCGCITPKGLQRMLHRLGDDRSYEECVVMIDAFDIDHNGVLDFNEFHQMMA; translated from the coding sequence ATGGCTACCAAGTGGTTCTCTAACAAAGGTCTAAAGTTTTTTAATCGTGGAAGATCAAGATCTTCCAACTCATCATCACTATGCTCTCCAAAATCTCCAATTTCATCATGTACAACAccaaaaattaacaacaataatgaaAATGATCAAGGATTAAGAGATGTTTTCCGTTACTTTGATGGAGATGGAGATGGAAAAATTTCAGCCTATGAACTTAGGTCATATTTTGGATCAATTGGAGAGCACATGTCTCATGAGGAAGCCGAAAAAGTAATCGATTACCTCGATGGCGATGGCGATAACTTGTTGGATTTCAATGATTTTAATAAGTTGATGAAAGGAGAAGGAAGGGATGATCAAGATCTAAGAAAGGCTTTTGAAATGTTTGTGTGGGATGAAAAAGAAGGGTGTGGATGTATTACTCCAAAAGGGTTGCAAAGGATGTTGCACCGTCTTGGAGATGATAGGTCCTATGAAGAGTGTGTAGTTATGATTGATGCATTTGATATAGATCATAATGGTGTTCTTGATTTCAATGAGTTTCACCAAATGATGGCttaa
- the LOC101506356 gene encoding pectate lyase 1-like encodes MTGHQIINYSFWSFVLVVVMVTFFTTNVSSAKQSQIEGMEMNVIDKCWRFNPEWRKHRQQLAKCSIGYVGKMTNNIGKDLVHYKVIDSSDNPLNLQPGTLRYGASNIQGKVWITFQRNMNIRLERPLLISSFTTIDGRGVDVHIANNACLMIYKATNIIIHGIRVHHCRPQVPGMVMGPNGKIIPLGQVDGDAIRLVSASKIWIDHNTLYDCQDGLLDVTRGSTDVTISNNWFREQNKVMFLGHDDGFMRDKNMKVTVIYNYFGPNCRQRMPRIRHGYAHVANNLYMGWTQYAIGGSMEPSLKSQSNLFIAPTENKEVTWRKSSNGIGDTWEFYSVGDAFENGASFIDTKGGQVKKPNYNPEQNFEVIDSKYVRSLTSSSGILQCSKTSIC; translated from the exons atGACTGGTCATCAAATAATCAATTACTCATTTTGGAGCTTTGTATTAGTTGTTGTGATGGTAACATTTTTCACTACAAATGTTAGTTCTGCTAAACAATCTCAAATAGAAGGTATGGAAATGAATGTGATTGATAAATGTTGGAGATTTAATCCTGAATGGAGGAAACATCGACAACAACTTGCTAAGTGCTCAATTGGCTATGTAGGAAAAATGACAAACAACATAGGTAAAGACCTCGTTCATTATAAAGTTATTGATTCTAGTGACAACCCTTTAAACCTACAACCTGGAACTTTGAGATATGGAGCTTCTAACATTCAAGGCAAAGTTTGGATCACATTCCAAAGGAACATGAACATTAGGCTTGAGAGACCCCTTCTCATTAGTAGTTTCACTACCATTGACGGTCGAGGCGTTGATGTCCACATCGCTAATAATGCATGTTTGATGATCTATAAG GCAACAAACATAATCATCCATGGAATTAGGGTTCATCATTGTCGACCTCAAGTTCCCGGAATGGTGATGGGTCCTAATGGAAAGATAATTCCGTTGGGTCAAGTGGATGGAGATGCAATTAGATTGGTTTCTGCTTCAAAGATTTGGATTGATCATAATACGCTTTATGATTGTCAAGACGGTCTTCTTGATGTTACGCGGGGTTCTACTGATGTGACAATCTCCAACAATTGGTTTAGGGAGCAAAATAAGGTTATGTTTCTTGGACACGATGATGGATTCATGAGAGACAAGAACATGAAAGTAACTGTTATATACAACTATTTTGGACCTAATTGCCGCCAACGCATGCCTAG aATTCGTCATGGATATGCGCATGTTGCAAACAATCTATACATGGGATGGACGCAATATGCAATTGGTGGAAGCATGGAACCAAGCCTTAAAAGTCAATCAAACCTTTTCATAGCACCAACGGAGAATAAGGAG GTGACATGGAGAAAAAGTAGTAATGGAATTGGAGATACGTGGGAATTTTATTCAGTTGGTGACGCCTTTGAAAATGGTGCATCCTTCATAGATACAAAAGGTGGACAAGTGAAAAAACCCAATTATAACCCTGAACAAAATTTTGAAGTTATTGATTCCAAATATGTGAGATCATTGACAAGCTCCTCGGGAATTTTACAATGCAGTAAAACTTCAATATGTTGA